The following coding sequences lie in one Synechococcus sp. CC9902 genomic window:
- the era gene encoding GTPase Era → MNPQTGLMVDPPVPDHYRSGFIALIGRPNVGKSTLLNKLVGEKVAITSPVAQTTRNRLRAILTTEESQMVLVDTPGIHKPHHLLGERLVHSARSAIGEVDLVLLLLEGCERPGRGDAFIVNLLKQQSLPVLVALNKWDLVAADQQDQAAASYDELLAETHWPVHRCSAISGDGCRELSVAMAEQLPLGPQLYPPDMVTDQPERVLLGELIREQVLLHTREEVPHSVAVTIDRVEDIPPKGKNPGRTAVLATVLVERKSQKGILIGKGGAMLKTIGQGARLQMQTLIDGSVYLELFVKVVPDWRSKPHRLAELGYGGGDF, encoded by the coding sequence ATGAACCCGCAGACTGGTTTGATGGTTGACCCCCCTGTGCCAGACCACTACCGGTCTGGTTTTATTGCCTTGATCGGTCGTCCCAACGTTGGGAAATCGACCCTGCTGAACAAGCTGGTGGGGGAAAAGGTGGCGATCACATCGCCGGTGGCTCAGACCACACGCAACCGCCTGCGCGCCATCCTCACCACTGAGGAGTCCCAGATGGTTCTGGTCGACACCCCTGGAATTCATAAGCCCCATCATCTATTGGGCGAACGGCTCGTCCACAGCGCCCGAAGCGCGATCGGAGAGGTTGATCTTGTGCTTCTTCTCCTTGAGGGGTGTGAGCGGCCAGGCCGCGGCGATGCTTTCATCGTCAATTTGCTGAAACAGCAGTCGCTACCAGTGTTGGTTGCTTTAAACAAATGGGATTTGGTGGCTGCCGACCAACAGGATCAGGCCGCCGCCAGCTACGACGAACTCCTCGCTGAGACCCATTGGCCGGTGCATCGTTGCAGTGCGATCTCGGGTGATGGTTGCCGTGAGCTTTCCGTCGCCATGGCGGAACAGCTTCCCTTGGGACCGCAGCTGTATCCGCCAGACATGGTGACGGATCAACCGGAACGCGTGCTCTTAGGCGAATTGATTCGTGAGCAGGTGCTCCTCCACACCCGTGAAGAGGTGCCCCATAGCGTTGCTGTAACGATCGATCGCGTCGAAGACATCCCACCGAAGGGTAAAAATCCAGGGCGGACGGCCGTGTTGGCCACGGTGCTGGTGGAACGGAAAAGTCAGAAAGGGATCCTGATTGGGAAGGGCGGCGCCATGCTCAAAACGATTGGTCAGGGAGCAAGGCTCCAGATGCAAACGTTGATCGATGGTTCGGTGTATCTGGAGTTGTTTGTGAAGGTGGTGCCTGATTGGCGGAGTAAGCCCCATCGCCTTGCGGAGTTGGGTTATGGCGGGGGTGATTTCTGA
- the budA gene encoding acetolactate decarboxylase, which produces MLSSSNHDLHLRLPSGHWQALQKHCAQTGESASAVIRKALGDFLDLEHHTIWQLSTSTAVVEGVFGEALKVSDLPQHGDFGIGTFEHLDGEGILLDGLCWQARADGSLIQAPLDEGIPFWIASRFQSEKQFTLEDVQSLEQLGELLDPFRPSANLFVAIRITGTFNQVLVRSVSPVEEGATLLDAAKAQTTFRHQAIQGTLVGFWSPTHASSLNIPGYHLHFLSDDRQHGGHLLDLRADSLQVDFDLESNLRLALPETREFLMADLSGDPRSALEQAETKAG; this is translated from the coding sequence ATGCTCAGTTCCTCGAATCACGATCTTCATCTGCGACTTCCTTCCGGCCATTGGCAGGCGTTACAGAAGCATTGTGCGCAGACGGGGGAAAGCGCCAGTGCAGTGATTCGTAAAGCACTCGGTGATTTCCTCGATTTAGAGCACCACACCATTTGGCAGCTTTCGACGTCGACGGCCGTGGTGGAAGGTGTGTTTGGAGAGGCCTTAAAAGTGTCTGATCTGCCTCAACACGGCGATTTTGGCATTGGGACGTTTGAGCACCTTGATGGGGAGGGAATCCTTCTCGATGGACTTTGTTGGCAGGCCAGGGCAGATGGAAGCTTGATTCAGGCCCCTCTCGATGAAGGCATTCCCTTTTGGATTGCATCGCGTTTTCAGAGTGAAAAACAATTCACCCTTGAGGACGTACAGAGCCTTGAGCAGCTTGGAGAGTTGCTGGATCCCTTCAGGCCGAGCGCCAATCTCTTCGTTGCCATCCGCATCACTGGAACGTTCAATCAGGTGTTGGTGCGATCGGTTTCTCCAGTGGAGGAAGGCGCCACATTGTTGGATGCAGCGAAGGCCCAAACCACCTTTCGCCACCAGGCGATTCAAGGAACTCTGGTTGGATTTTGGAGCCCGACTCATGCCAGCAGCCTGAATATCCCCGGCTATCACTTGCATTTTCTTTCTGATGATCGACAGCACGGAGGCCACCTCTTGGATCTAAGGGCCGATTCGTTGCAGGTGGATTTTGATCTTGAATCGAACTTGCGTCTTGCCTTGCCTGAAACTCGCGAATTTTTGATGGCTGACCTGAGTGGAGATCCCAGATCGGCATTGGAGCAGGCCGAAACCAAAGCCGGCTGA
- a CDS encoding Bax inhibitor-1/YccA family protein, with the protein MPASSNFQQAIREAQSSALVGPNVVNKALPYVGGGMVLTSLGVLGGLTLIATPIFMPLFWVALIGNLILFFVAQNVAMKGNNATALPLLAVYSLITGFTLSGLVAFAGAVAGVGAVGTAALATGITFVIASVVGRRMSDSVGQALSGVVGLGLIGLILAMVVQFVGGIFAPAMFHGTSFELMIAGFGTVLFVGAAFVDFYTMPRAYRDDQYLAGALSMYLTYINLFIFILRLIIVLNGGGRRD; encoded by the coding sequence ATGCCAGCTAGCAGCAATTTTCAACAGGCCATCCGCGAGGCACAGTCCAGTGCCCTCGTCGGCCCCAACGTCGTCAATAAGGCTTTGCCTTATGTGGGCGGTGGCATGGTGCTCACCTCCTTGGGAGTGCTTGGTGGTCTCACCTTGATCGCCACGCCAATTTTTATGCCCCTGTTCTGGGTGGCACTCATTGGCAATTTGATTCTCTTCTTTGTTGCCCAAAATGTGGCAATGAAGGGCAATAACGCCACGGCATTGCCACTTTTGGCCGTCTACAGCCTGATTACTGGTTTCACCCTCAGTGGACTGGTGGCCTTTGCCGGTGCCGTAGCCGGTGTCGGTGCCGTTGGTACTGCCGCGTTAGCGACCGGAATCACATTTGTAATCGCCTCGGTCGTTGGTCGTCGCATGAGCGACAGCGTCGGTCAGGCCCTATCCGGTGTCGTTGGTCTCGGGTTGATCGGCCTGATTTTGGCGATGGTCGTTCAGTTCGTTGGCGGGATTTTTGCCCCAGCAATGTTCCATGGCACCAGCTTTGAGCTGATGATCGCTGGCTTCGGAACTGTTCTATTTGTTGGTGCGGCTTTCGTGGACTTTTACACGATGCCCCGCGCCTATCGGGACGACCAATATTTGGCCGGTGCTCTGAGCATGTACCTCACCTACATCAATCTGTTTATTTTCATTCTTCGGTTGATTATTGTTTTGAATGGTGGTGGTCGTCGCGATTAA
- a CDS encoding PhoH family protein: MTSAPDRGDRGRFVFDLPDPEAALAIAGEAEVTLHRLEALTGASVVLRGLQLVITGHAAQIERAASVVELVRPIWQDGQAVSSVDLQSALGALNTGRGDDHSAMAEQVLVRSPQGHTLRPRTLRQKSYVDAMERHDLTFALGPAGTGKTFLAAVLAVRMLTERKVERLILTRPAVEAGERLGFLPGDLQQKVDPYLRPLYDALHCLLGPEKTAGLLDKGVIEVAPLAYMRGRTLNNAFVILDEAQNTTPAQMRMVLTRLGEYSRMVVTGDVTQVDLPHNQLSGLEEASDVLDGVAGVAVCRLTSADVVRHPLVQRVVEAYARLDEKREEQGVVRPSSRIVRR; encoded by the coding sequence ATCACTTCAGCACCCGATAGGGGCGACCGCGGTCGTTTCGTCTTCGACCTTCCTGATCCTGAAGCTGCTCTCGCCATTGCAGGGGAAGCTGAGGTCACTCTTCACCGACTTGAAGCCCTTACGGGGGCTTCAGTCGTGTTGCGGGGTCTCCAATTGGTGATCACTGGTCATGCTGCGCAGATTGAGCGAGCCGCGTCGGTTGTCGAGTTGGTTCGCCCCATTTGGCAAGACGGTCAAGCGGTGTCGTCCGTTGATCTTCAATCGGCCCTGGGGGCTCTGAATACAGGCCGCGGCGACGACCACTCGGCGATGGCAGAGCAGGTTTTGGTGCGGAGTCCGCAGGGCCACACCTTGAGACCACGCACCCTGCGACAGAAAAGTTATGTGGACGCTATGGAGCGTCATGACCTCACCTTTGCCCTCGGACCTGCAGGAACAGGGAAAACGTTTTTGGCCGCCGTGTTGGCGGTACGCATGCTCACGGAACGGAAGGTTGAGCGACTGATTTTGACGCGACCAGCGGTGGAAGCTGGGGAACGGCTGGGATTCCTTCCTGGGGACCTCCAGCAAAAAGTGGACCCATATCTGCGGCCGCTGTACGACGCACTGCACTGTCTTCTTGGACCAGAAAAGACTGCTGGCCTCTTAGATAAAGGCGTGATTGAGGTGGCGCCGCTGGCTTACATGCGGGGACGCACGCTCAATAATGCGTTTGTGATTCTGGATGAGGCTCAAAACACCACCCCAGCCCAAATGCGAATGGTGCTCACCCGGTTGGGGGAGTATTCGCGCATGGTGGTGACGGGAGATGTCACTCAAGTGGATCTTCCTCACAATCAGCTCAGCGGCCTCGAGGAGGCCTCGGACGTGTTGGATGGCGTGGCCGGAGTTGCTGTTTGCCGTTTGACATCGGCCGATGTCGTGCGTCATCCCTTGGTGCAAAGGGTTGTGGAGGCCTATGCCCGCCTCGATGAGAAACGAGAGGAACAAGGGGTCGTTAGGCCTTCATCGCGGATTGTGCGTCGATAG
- the rpsP gene encoding 30S ribosomal protein S16 — protein sequence MIKLRLKRFGKKREASFRLVACNSTSRRDGRPLQELGFYNPRTKETRLDTEAIRERLGQGAQPTDIVRTLLERGGLIEKTVRPSVTVGQAKQTAKREAAAKQAAKDAAEAKAAAAAEAEAPAADAEASEG from the coding sequence ATGATCAAGCTCCGCCTGAAGCGGTTCGGTAAGAAGCGGGAAGCGAGCTTCCGCCTCGTGGCCTGCAACAGCACGTCTCGACGGGATGGACGCCCGTTGCAGGAGCTTGGCTTCTACAACCCCAGAACGAAGGAAACTCGTCTGGATACAGAGGCCATCCGCGAACGTTTGGGTCAGGGTGCTCAACCCACAGACATCGTGCGCACCCTCTTGGAGCGTGGTGGATTGATCGAAAAAACGGTTCGCCCTTCCGTGACAGTTGGCCAGGCCAAGCAAACGGCAAAGCGTGAAGCTGCTGCAAAACAGGCTGCAAAGGATGCAGCTGAGGCCAAGGCAGCTGCTGCTGCTGAAGCTGAGGCCCCAGCTGCCGATGCTGAAGCGTCGGAAGGCTGA
- the ffh gene encoding signal recognition particle protein — protein sequence MFDELSARFEDAVKGLRGQDKISETNVDGALKEVRRALLEADVSLPVVKDFVSEVRGKAVGAEVVRGVSPDQKFIQVVHDQLVDVMGGDNAPLARASEAPTVVLMAGLQGAGKTTATAKLGLHLKDQGRRSLMVGADVYRPAAIEQLKTLGGQIGVDVFSLGTDAKPEEIAAAGLAKAKAEGYDTLLVDTAGRLQIDTEMMGEMVRIRSAVQPDEVLLVVDSMIGQEAAELTRAFHEQVGITGAVLTKLDGDSRGGAALSIRKVSGQPIKFIGTGEKVEALQPFHPERMASRILGMGDVLTLVERAQKEVELADVEKMQKKLQEASFDFSDFLQQMRLIKRMGSLGGLMKMIPGMNKIDDGMLKQGEDQLKRVEAMIGSMTESERCQPELLASQPSRRRRIATGSGHQPADVDKVLADFQKMRGFMQQMSRGNMPGMGGMPGMPGMPGMPGMPGMPGMGGMPGMGGMPAGPGRGGPPKRQRPVKKKKGFGEL from the coding sequence ATGTTTGACGAGCTGTCAGCCCGCTTTGAAGATGCTGTCAAAGGGCTGAGAGGCCAGGACAAGATCAGCGAAACCAATGTTGATGGGGCTCTTAAGGAGGTCCGTCGTGCGCTGCTCGAAGCCGATGTCAGTCTTCCGGTCGTTAAGGATTTTGTGTCTGAGGTGCGCGGCAAAGCCGTCGGCGCTGAGGTGGTCCGGGGGGTAAGCCCCGACCAAAAGTTCATCCAGGTGGTCCACGATCAACTCGTGGACGTGATGGGTGGCGATAACGCACCGCTTGCCCGAGCCTCTGAAGCTCCAACGGTTGTGTTGATGGCCGGTCTGCAGGGGGCCGGTAAAACCACGGCCACGGCCAAGCTGGGTCTGCACCTCAAAGATCAGGGTCGTCGTTCCCTCATGGTGGGTGCCGATGTGTATCGCCCCGCTGCCATCGAGCAGTTGAAAACCCTGGGTGGGCAGATTGGGGTTGATGTCTTCAGTCTGGGAACAGACGCGAAGCCTGAAGAGATCGCTGCGGCCGGTTTGGCGAAGGCGAAGGCGGAGGGGTACGACACCCTTCTGGTTGATACCGCTGGCCGGCTTCAGATCGACACCGAAATGATGGGGGAGATGGTGCGAATTCGCTCCGCTGTTCAGCCCGATGAGGTGCTGCTAGTGGTGGATTCGATGATTGGCCAGGAAGCGGCTGAATTAACCCGTGCCTTCCATGAGCAGGTGGGTATTACCGGGGCTGTGCTCACCAAGTTGGATGGCGATTCCCGCGGTGGCGCCGCACTGTCCATCCGCAAAGTGAGCGGCCAGCCGATCAAGTTCATTGGCACCGGTGAAAAGGTTGAGGCGCTTCAGCCGTTCCATCCAGAGCGGATGGCGAGCCGCATCCTCGGCATGGGGGATGTGCTCACGTTGGTGGAGAGGGCTCAAAAAGAGGTCGAACTCGCCGACGTTGAAAAAATGCAGAAGAAGCTGCAGGAGGCGTCGTTCGATTTCTCTGACTTCCTCCAGCAGATGCGTCTGATCAAGAGGATGGGATCCCTCGGGGGGCTCATGAAAATGATCCCCGGCATGAACAAGATCGACGACGGGATGTTGAAGCAGGGCGAGGACCAGCTCAAGCGTGTCGAGGCCATGATTGGTTCGATGACAGAAAGCGAGCGATGTCAACCGGAGCTGCTGGCCTCTCAGCCGAGTCGGCGCCGTCGGATTGCGACCGGGAGTGGCCACCAACCCGCCGATGTGGACAAAGTTCTGGCTGACTTCCAGAAAATGCGGGGCTTCATGCAGCAGATGAGCCGAGGAAATATGCCAGGGATGGGTGGAATGCCTGGAATGCCTGGAATGCCTGGAATGCCGGGGATGCCGGGGATGCCAGGAATGGGTGGTATGCCAGGGATGGGCGGAATGCCCGCAGGGCCTGGCCGGGGTGGACCCCCCAAGCGTCAGCGTCCAGTCAAGAAAAAGAAGGGCTTCGGTGAACTCTGA
- a CDS encoding ARC6/PARC6 family protein, which translates to MKLLDLPIDHFRLLGVSPSADAAAILHRLQTRCDSPPDQGFTHEALLKRNELLGRSADLLTDRDDRAEYESALLRLSASHPNETVGLDLPASSEVAGLILLWEAHGALEAFQMASHGLQPPQAPALGSGREADLTLLAALACRDAAVEEQGQRRYESAAQLLVEGIQLQQRMGKLPDQQRLLERDLDALLPFRVLDLISRDLGDQASHQQGLTLLDQLVSQRGGLDGMDSVTSAETAGSMTQDDFESFFQQIRRFLTVQEQIDLFSRWSEEGEAEAGFLAVLALTAAGFSRRKPECLEQARGRLQLLPDSELDPMPLLGCLDLLLGNVREADHHFAAIRDADVQAWFVQHPGDSLAAQCEYCRAWLGRDVLPGYRDVDATAIDLDAWFADRDVQNYVERLDRQASRPPLNDALPLPWETTVASGLGLQALDSMSTSNDSSKESLGGLEARGIRLPALSLPQMPQLPRLPQLPPRPFVVKIAVLAAVVAAFGGGLSLMLRQRSEAPPVSPVVKEEPVLPAPDDLDETSLPIATLQPEQPLDRPIEPLTSDAPSDKQLEDLVQGWLDAKAKALAGQTNAAPEAVSKQISTVARDRLLQRVQAERTADAALGHTKIIKASVTSVDVVSRTPRRIAVKAEVNYFDQTLDRSGTTIDQTPAGALTVTYVLGRDGEQWKLHEYISGS; encoded by the coding sequence ATGAAGCTGTTGGATTTGCCCATCGATCATTTCCGACTGCTGGGTGTCAGTCCTTCCGCTGATGCTGCAGCCATCCTTCATCGTCTGCAAACCCGCTGTGACAGCCCGCCTGATCAGGGGTTTACCCATGAAGCCCTGCTCAAGCGCAATGAATTGTTGGGCCGTTCGGCTGACCTGCTCACCGATCGAGATGACCGTGCTGAGTACGAATCTGCCCTACTTCGTTTGAGTGCATCGCACCCCAACGAGACTGTCGGACTCGACCTCCCAGCAAGCAGTGAAGTTGCTGGATTGATTCTTCTTTGGGAGGCCCATGGAGCCCTCGAGGCGTTCCAGATGGCAAGTCATGGGCTTCAGCCACCCCAAGCACCTGCACTCGGCAGTGGACGGGAAGCTGATCTCACTCTGTTGGCCGCTTTGGCGTGTCGCGATGCGGCAGTGGAAGAACAGGGCCAGCGCCGTTATGAATCTGCGGCGCAGCTGTTGGTGGAAGGAATCCAGTTACAACAGCGCATGGGTAAGTTGCCCGATCAGCAGCGCTTGCTGGAACGCGATCTGGATGCGCTACTTCCGTTCAGAGTTCTGGATCTGATCAGTCGAGATTTGGGTGACCAGGCCTCTCACCAACAGGGATTAACGCTGCTTGATCAGCTCGTCAGTCAACGAGGTGGGCTCGATGGAATGGATTCTGTGACCTCCGCCGAGACGGCTGGGTCCATGACCCAAGATGATTTTGAGTCGTTCTTCCAACAAATACGCCGTTTTCTGACGGTGCAAGAACAGATCGATCTCTTCAGTCGTTGGTCGGAAGAGGGCGAAGCAGAAGCAGGATTTTTGGCAGTTCTTGCGCTGACGGCTGCTGGTTTTTCCCGGCGCAAACCGGAATGCCTTGAGCAGGCGCGAGGGCGTCTGCAACTCCTTCCGGACTCAGAACTTGATCCGATGCCCCTCTTGGGCTGTTTGGATTTGTTGCTTGGCAATGTGCGTGAAGCGGACCATCACTTCGCTGCGATCCGGGATGCGGACGTACAAGCTTGGTTTGTGCAACACCCTGGCGACAGCTTGGCGGCGCAGTGTGAATACTGCAGGGCTTGGCTTGGGCGGGATGTGTTGCCGGGCTATCGCGATGTCGATGCAACGGCGATTGATCTCGACGCTTGGTTTGCCGACCGTGATGTGCAGAACTACGTCGAGCGATTGGATCGCCAGGCATCCCGCCCGCCGCTTAACGATGCGCTGCCATTGCCTTGGGAGACCACTGTTGCCTCGGGCCTTGGCCTTCAAGCTTTGGATTCGATGTCCACTTCAAATGACTCTTCAAAGGAGTCTTTGGGGGGGCTGGAGGCGCGCGGTATCCGCCTCCCTGCCCTGTCGCTCCCTCAAATGCCCCAACTGCCCCGGCTGCCGCAACTTCCTCCACGCCCGTTCGTGGTCAAGATTGCGGTGCTGGCGGCCGTCGTGGCAGCTTTTGGTGGCGGTCTCTCGCTGATGCTCCGTCAGCGAAGTGAGGCGCCACCGGTGTCGCCAGTGGTGAAGGAAGAACCGGTGTTACCGGCCCCCGATGATCTCGATGAGACGTCGCTTCCGATAGCCACACTCCAACCGGAGCAACCTCTGGATCGTCCAATCGAGCCGCTGACGAGTGATGCTCCTTCGGACAAGCAACTCGAGGATCTCGTCCAGGGCTGGTTGGATGCCAAAGCCAAGGCCCTAGCGGGTCAGACCAACGCGGCGCCGGAAGCAGTTTCGAAACAGATTTCCACCGTTGCCCGCGATCGGTTGTTGCAACGGGTGCAAGCCGAGCGCACCGCTGACGCGGCGCTTGGCCACACAAAAATCATTAAGGCTTCTGTCACCAGTGTTGATGTGGTGAGCCGAACACCACGGCGCATTGCTGTGAAGGCTGAGGTGAACTACTTCGATCAAACGCTTGATCGCTCTGGAACCACCATTGATCAGACACCTGCAGGAGCGTTGACCGTCACCTACGTGCTGGGACGGGATGGAGAACAGTGGAAATTGCATGAATACATTTCCGGTTCCTAG
- the pdhA gene encoding pyruvate dehydrogenase (acetyl-transferring) E1 component subunit alpha, producing MGQDLAVDSASIGIAAAGAHAERLSNLVTSQRAIVDRDTGLDLYRDMTLGRRFEDKCAEMYYRGKMFGFVHLYNGQEAVSTGVIGAMKRQHDWFCSTYRDHVHALSAGVPAREVMSELFGKETGCSKGRGGSMHLFSKEHHLLGGFAFIAEGIPVALGSAFTSRYKRDALGDASSNSVTAAFFGDGTCNNGQFFECLNMAQLWKLPILFVVENNKWAIGMAHDRATSDPEIWRKAGSFGMAGEEVDGMDVLAVRAAAQRAIERARAGEGPTVLECLTYRFRGHSLADPDELRSEQEKQFWAKRDPLKALERDLTEAGLVTSDELRGIEKEIDAVISDCVDFALSAPEPDPAELTRYIWAED from the coding sequence ATGGGTCAGGACCTCGCGGTGGACTCCGCTTCCATCGGTATCGCCGCCGCCGGTGCCCATGCCGAACGTCTGTCCAACCTGGTGACATCCCAACGGGCCATCGTTGATCGCGACACAGGCTTAGACCTGTACCGAGACATGACCCTGGGCCGGCGCTTTGAGGACAAATGCGCCGAGATGTATTACCGGGGCAAGATGTTTGGCTTCGTTCACCTTTACAACGGTCAAGAAGCCGTCAGCACTGGTGTTATTGGTGCAATGAAGCGCCAGCACGACTGGTTTTGCAGCACCTACCGCGATCACGTCCACGCCCTGAGTGCCGGGGTTCCTGCGCGCGAGGTGATGAGTGAACTGTTTGGCAAGGAAACGGGTTGCAGCAAGGGCCGCGGTGGTTCGATGCATCTGTTTTCGAAGGAACATCACCTCTTGGGAGGTTTTGCTTTTATCGCGGAGGGAATTCCCGTCGCCCTTGGTTCAGCCTTCACCAGCCGCTACAAACGTGACGCCCTCGGTGATGCCTCGAGCAACTCAGTCACAGCAGCATTTTTTGGAGACGGCACCTGCAACAACGGCCAGTTCTTCGAATGTTTGAACATGGCCCAATTGTGGAAACTACCGATCCTTTTTGTTGTTGAGAACAACAAATGGGCCATCGGAATGGCCCACGACAGAGCCACGAGCGACCCTGAAATTTGGCGCAAGGCAGGATCCTTCGGCATGGCCGGAGAAGAAGTTGATGGAATGGACGTTCTTGCCGTTCGTGCTGCAGCCCAACGGGCCATCGAACGAGCGAGAGCTGGGGAAGGTCCCACTGTTTTGGAATGCCTCACCTACCGATTCCGCGGACATTCACTGGCTGATCCGGATGAATTGCGCTCGGAACAGGAAAAGCAGTTCTGGGCCAAGCGTGATCCCCTCAAAGCCCTCGAACGCGATTTGACCGAAGCAGGCTTGGTCACAAGCGACGAACTGCGTGGAATTGAAAAAGAGATTGATGCGGTGATCTCGGATTGCGTTGATTTCGCGCTCTCCGCCCCTGAACCTGATCCGGCAGAACTAACCCGATACATCTGGGCTGAGGACTAA
- a CDS encoding RpoD/SigA family RNA polymerase sigma factor, translating into MVSTASKPLETQRRRSSDPVSWYLSTIGRIPLLTAAEEIELGNQVQAMMAFTEDGSKDFKVEDLTTKQRRMLRIGRRAKERMMKANLRLVVSVAKKYQGKGLELLDLIQEGSLGLERAVEKFDPTRGYKFSTYAFWWIRQSMTRAIACQSRTIRLPVHLSERLTTIRKVSLDLAHKLGAMPNRLEIAEAMDIPVEELDSLLRQALTTSSLDAPVNGEEGRSFLGDLIADSSADEPLDIVEQRIHHEQLGRWLSHLSEQEQNVLRLRFGLEGNERHTLAEIGRMMEVSRERVRQVELKALRKLRNLTRRLPSGI; encoded by the coding sequence ATGGTGTCCACAGCTTCTAAGCCGCTCGAGACGCAGCGTCGCCGTAGTAGCGATCCTGTGAGTTGGTATTTATCAACGATCGGAAGGATCCCTCTGCTGACGGCGGCAGAGGAAATTGAATTGGGGAATCAAGTGCAAGCCATGATGGCTTTCACGGAAGATGGTTCGAAGGACTTCAAAGTTGAAGACCTAACCACCAAACAGCGGCGAATGCTGCGTATTGGTCGTCGAGCTAAAGAACGAATGATGAAGGCGAACCTTCGCCTTGTCGTCAGCGTTGCCAAGAAATATCAGGGCAAAGGCCTGGAGCTTTTGGATTTGATCCAGGAAGGATCGCTTGGCTTGGAACGGGCTGTTGAAAAATTCGATCCCACCCGGGGATACAAGTTTTCGACCTATGCCTTTTGGTGGATTCGGCAGAGCATGACCAGGGCTATTGCTTGCCAGTCCCGCACGATCCGTCTCCCTGTTCATCTGAGCGAACGACTCACCACGATTCGCAAAGTCAGTCTGGATTTGGCCCACAAGCTCGGCGCCATGCCCAACCGCTTGGAAATTGCGGAAGCGATGGACATCCCTGTGGAGGAACTTGATTCCCTCTTGCGTCAGGCCCTCACCACCAGCAGCCTCGATGCTCCGGTGAATGGAGAAGAAGGACGAAGCTTCCTTGGGGACCTAATTGCCGATTCGTCAGCGGACGAGCCCCTCGACATCGTTGAGCAGCGCATTCATCACGAGCAACTTGGCCGTTGGCTCAGTCATCTCAGTGAGCAAGAGCAAAATGTGCTTCGGCTTCGTTTTGGCTTAGAAGGCAACGAGCGTCACACGCTTGCCGAGATTGGTCGAATGATGGAAGTGTCCCGAGAGCGGGTCCGTCAGGTGGAGCTCAAGGCTCTTCGTAAATTGCGCAATCTCACCCGACGTCTGCCAAGCGGAATTTGA
- the mnmA gene encoding tRNA 2-thiouridine(34) synthase MnmA, whose product MALGTTMTEAGEAALGRLRQWPGEHRVAVGLSGGVDSSLTAALLVEAGWEVEGLTLWLMSGKGACCAEGLVDAAGICEQLGIPHHVVDTRETFQKEIVQRLVDGYQDGITPLPCSQCNRSVKFGPMLEWAAQERNLPRIATGHYARIRHGGDCGRHQLLRGLDSRKDQSYFLYDLPQEALGRIVFPLGELTKADTRIEAGRHGLRTAEKPESQDLCLADHHGSMRAFLDTYLPPRQGEIVLKDGTVVGEHDGIEHFTIGQRKGLGVAWQEPLHVVKLDPAMNRVVVAPRAEAGRHEAVVGAINWVSIDPPLQAMNLEVQVRYRSAPVTARLTPLPATDDDHQRQRPHRCHLVFDEDQFSIAPGQAAVFYSDDTVLGGGLLQRDFDTNQE is encoded by the coding sequence ATGGCCCTTGGAACAACCATGACGGAGGCCGGAGAAGCCGCCCTGGGCCGGCTGCGTCAATGGCCTGGGGAGCATCGCGTCGCCGTTGGGTTATCGGGCGGAGTGGATAGTTCCCTAACCGCTGCCCTGTTGGTAGAGGCCGGCTGGGAGGTCGAGGGACTGACGTTGTGGCTGATGAGTGGCAAAGGCGCCTGCTGCGCTGAAGGGTTGGTGGATGCCGCAGGCATCTGTGAGCAGTTGGGCATCCCTCACCATGTGGTCGATACCCGCGAGACCTTTCAAAAGGAAATCGTTCAACGACTCGTGGATGGCTACCAGGACGGCATCACGCCGCTGCCCTGCTCGCAGTGCAACCGATCTGTGAAATTTGGACCCATGCTCGAGTGGGCAGCGCAGGAGCGCAATCTTCCAAGAATTGCCACAGGGCACTACGCCCGGATCCGACATGGCGGTGATTGTGGACGCCACCAGCTGCTCCGAGGCTTGGACTCCCGCAAGGACCAGAGCTACTTCCTCTACGACTTGCCGCAAGAAGCCCTCGGCAGGATCGTCTTTCCCCTCGGCGAACTGACCAAAGCGGATACGCGCATCGAAGCCGGCCGCCACGGTCTGCGCACCGCCGAAAAGCCTGAGAGTCAAGACTTGTGCCTGGCGGACCATCACGGTTCCATGCGTGCCTTTTTGGATACGTATTTGCCGCCGCGACAAGGAGAAATCGTGCTGAAGGACGGCACTGTGGTGGGCGAGCACGATGGCATCGAGCACTTCACCATCGGCCAGCGCAAAGGCCTTGGCGTGGCGTGGCAAGAGCCATTGCATGTGGTGAAACTCGACCCAGCCATGAACCGCGTTGTGGTGGCACCTCGGGCGGAAGCTGGTCGTCATGAGGCTGTTGTCGGTGCGATCAATTGGGTCTCCATCGATCCCCCCCTGCAAGCCATGAACCTTGAGGTGCAAGTGCGGTACCGCAGTGCTCCCGTTACCGCCCGATTAACGCCTTTGCCCGCAACCGACGACGACCATCAACGCCAGCGGCCCCACCGCTGCCATCTGGTGTTTGACGAGGATCAGTTTTCCATCGCCCCTGGGCAAGCGGCCGTTTTTTATTCGGACGACACCGTGCTGGGGGGTGGATTGCTTCAGCGGGACTTCGACACCAACCAGGAATAA